From one Salmo salar chromosome ssa09, Ssal_v3.1, whole genome shotgun sequence genomic stretch:
- the LOC123744668 gene encoding uncharacterized protein isoform X2: MSNSGFMVNDVAGSSREGTAKKVLSRWRGTTGPVVDRGRPATQQPGGQLHSCRTLVLRSSSGRSPTSGKAERLALKDQTVTMDVPPSIMRPPMSLGAGPWCQRGHPVLGGGLPLLILPEAMERGLYGELNLLPVTVLTPCVLQYSNLATRVTRIQISFINHITHIIYPCFGG, from the exons ATGTCAAACTCAGG ttttatggTCAATGATGTTGCTGGCTCGTCAAGGGAGGGAACAGCTAAAAAGGTCCTTAGTCGATGGAGGGGGACTACTGGTCCTGTTGTGGACCGTGGCCGGCCAGCCACCCAGCAGCCAGGTGGTCAACTGCACAG TTGCAGGACCCTGGTGCTCAGGAGTTCCAGTGGAAGAAGTCCAACCAG TGGGAAGGCAGAGAGACTCGCCCTGAAGGACCAGACTGTGACCATGGACGTTCCTCCTTCTATCATGCG GCCTCCCATGTCATTGGGAGCAGGCCCGTGGTGCCAGCGAGGCCATCCTGTGTTAGGAGGTGGGTTGCCTCTACTTATCCTGCCTGAGGCCATGGAGAGAGGCCTGTATGGGGAGCTGAACCTCCTACCAGTCACAGTTCTCACCCCCTGTGTATTGCAGTACTCCAACCTGGCAACCAGAGTCACACGCATACAGATATCCTTTATCAATCACATCACACACATCATATACCCTTGCTTTGGGGGCTAG
- the LOC123744668 gene encoding type 2 DNA topoisomerase 6 subunit B-like isoform X1, translating to MEGDYWSCCGPWPASHPAARWSTAQLQDPGAQEFQWKKSNQISAVKLDRCTVQSHTEGFLHILSLTNAGVKIHLKLKLEGETYQRIFSGKAERLALKDQTVTMDVPPSIMRPPMSLGAGPWCQRGHPVLGGGLPLLILPEAMERGLYGELNLLPVTVLTPCVLQYSNLATRVTRIQISFINHITHIIYPCFGG from the exons ATGGAGGGGGACTACTGGTCCTGTTGTGGACCGTGGCCGGCCAGCCACCCAGCAGCCAGGTGGTCAACTGCACAG TTGCAGGACCCTGGTGCTCAGGAGTTCCAGTGGAAGAAGTCCAACCAG ATCAGTGCAGTCAAACTGGACAGGTGTACGGTGCAGTCACACACAGAAGGCTTCTTGCACATACTGAGTCTGACTAACGCAGGGGTGAAAATTCACCTCAAATTGAAATTGGAAGGAGAAACATACCAGAGAATCTTTAG TGGGAAGGCAGAGAGACTCGCCCTGAAGGACCAGACTGTGACCATGGACGTTCCTCCTTCTATCATGCG GCCTCCCATGTCATTGGGAGCAGGCCCGTGGTGCCAGCGAGGCCATCCTGTGTTAGGAGGTGGGTTGCCTCTACTTATCCTGCCTGAGGCCATGGAGAGAGGCCTGTATGGGGAGCTGAACCTCCTACCAGTCACAGTTCTCACCCCCTGTGTATTGCAGTACTCCAACCTGGCAACCAGAGTCACACGCATACAGATATCCTTTATCAATCACATCACACACATCATATACCCTTGCTTTGGGGGCTAG